ttattgatcaaaactataagtcttgatttctagtctatttatagatgtctcggactagtacATAATttttgtagttgagcttagatttcacgacgcttatcacttgaagaagaagaactactaagaagagcttgtggaacttcatcgacaaaaggtatgtggagacttaaactcatctatcacttggaaagtatatttctactctatctcctatattgagtcataagtcgtgttacgatatagttttctctatacacatttgagatttcgagctaagtatatctcgcttacatatttctcgaaatatgtgttggtaagctttcgcatcgaccaagttcatcttatatcatgagaaaattgctgagtaacatcttacatggtttatgtgatacaataatttggtgtaagacttggaatgtttcgataatgattatttcaatatctttaaaattgctttgatgctaatagtgtgtaaaaacggctattgtcattatagaagaatatttcaatgattaaaataaagagttgagattatgtaaccatcttttgatataagcatatatattgtGTTCGCATATTAATGTATAATCCATAAACcaggaaccaagagtatgcatatgtgtgtatacgaaattggtgaaggagacaggttaaatatgcgtactcgtacgcatactggcggaagttttccaaccgaaaaattctgctgagtttgggaattaacaagctcttaactagtcaccttaagtatgcgtacccgtagcatactggcggaagttttcgaaccgaaaatttccgctgactttggaaactaaaccaactcaaatccagttgcttaagtacgcatacccgtacgcataatttagatggttactttatcaaatcggtcagttcataaACTTAagcatttatcaataaggaatgcaatctttgcaaaccgtggctataatgttcatgtatcgattcgagtaaatcaaatcgattttgcttcaattatgttcttgtataaatccatgagaatatagcaattgaacaactctttaactagtttcatttgagtcatttgaactagttatggttaagatgaataaggttgatatgagagtaatcatatggctaacctcggttaaatatttgtgaaccaacatggtgtacacgtttaggtatggttacataaacctaaataagggtacatttcatttgtgtgtaacaagctaagttcgatctaacagttgaaagatattagcttggttgaatcaggtttttcatctaacaatgattattgaatgctttgttaccaaggtaacttggattgcaaaccctgatttgaaaactatataaaggagaactctaacaactgggaaacctaatccccacacctcttgtgtgttactaattgcataactagagtcgattctcctttaaccttaggttttttctcgagaccctgtaggttaacgacttgaagacttcattgggattgtgaagccagacccaactattctctttgtagttgcgtgatctgatcttgctgtttctatcgtgattgagtgcaattgtaaaattggcttgagatttatatctccgataggcaagatagaaaagtaatcacaaacaccttcgtctcatcgtttgtgattccacaataacttttttcgctagtcgattaagtttattgtgaggtgattgataatactaggatgttcttcgggaatataattctggtttatcaattagttcctattcaccttgatttatcaaaagacggaacgaaaAACTCTTGGCTATTTCTGtaagagacagatttattcaatcctatagacttttctgtgtgagacagatttgtttatcaggtcttcgactttgggtcttagcaactcttagttgtgggtgagatcagctaagggaatcaagtgcgtagtatcctgctgggatcagagacgtaaggagcgcaattgtaccttgaatcagtgtgagattgattagggttcaactacagtccagtccgaagttaattggttgtaggctagtgtctgtaataccctgtatttttagCTACTGTTTCGGTTCGGGTTATACCCGGATTAGTTAACCTTGTGACTTAGGTTGTTGTTCCTTAACCTTAGCCTAGGTGGGTGGATTGAAATAGAAAAGCTAAAAGTTAGGGTGGACATAgaataattaataataaataaaattaagggaaaatgaaaagataaagaaaatagtAAAatgttaattatttattattagtattattatgagCATAGTATAAGTTTATATTAGAATTTTGGGGAGAGAATTTAGAGATTAGAAAACCAAAAGGCTAGAGATTTTTAGAGGAGAAAgctatggagatgaagaagatgatttggAGCTAGGAAAATCAGTGGAGAATCAATGGAATTgaggtagaatgtgaaacccctttctcttttggtgttttcTTTGGGTGTTCATTTTTTACGATTTTGTATTGTTGGGTTTTAGTAATTTAATCACACAAATAtatatctcctaatgatgatcagGCTTCGCAATTGTTAGATAACATAATTAGGTAACTATGGTTAAATTTTGAGAATAATACACcacaaattcaccgttgaatatgtgtttgaatttggatgatagtttctgaaattctggacagttcGCTTTTCTATGTTTTTGACATCCTTAGGGAATCTTAATGATGTTAAAACGATTTGAGTCCTTAACAAAAGTTGTATATTTGTGATTTATCTATCAGTGTGCTTTGGATTGAGTCAGTTTGATATTTCTCTGAACTTATCATAAATTTTTTGGTAATGACATGTAATCTGCCCAGTTTTTAGGATGTCCTTGTAAATTCGATAACTTttgtttgaaccgttggtttTCTGTGAAATTTGGATACGTGGTTGCTTATGGAGTTATGTATGTTCTGTAACAGTTTCAAGAAGATCATATGTATAAATCACCCAAATATGTATGATGTAAAATGGATGCAGTTAGCTTGTTTGTagaaatgcttgaaagaaaattaTGTTCTTATGCCATGGTTTCTTGTGTTGTGTGTAAAAACGATTtataaaaggaaatgagttcatgtttttccgttaGATGGAATATCGTTTCATGCTAACGgcaggtaatgatccccgagagttaaatgggtaatgatccccatgggaacttgtgtttcccgaccatcgatgacggctgtccgtgccggtaaacgataggtggtgtacgaaccaaggttttcgtactttgactgaaacgggtaatgatccccgagagaaaatgggtatgatccccataggaactttttTTCCTGATTATCGATGGAggctgtccgtgccgataaacgataggtgggtgtacgaacgaaggttttcgtaccgtgaactcatggcttgttggtgacaatattaatttgtgaatcgCGCGTTGGAATCTCTATTGAATGATTAGTGGAAACCTTATTTGTTTTATGAACTCAAGCATTGAAATACGAATTGAAGTATTTGTAGGAAACATTAATACTGTTGTGAACTCACATGCGAAATCTATTTCAATGAATTGTTGAACTCAGGTGTGAACTTGAATGGATGAATTGTGAGTTGATGTAATAAATACAAAATGGATGATTAGTTGACAATAATAATGGTATTATGAACTCATGTTTGGTTGGTGACAATGTTAATATGTGAATGATGTGTTGAAATTTAAATTGGGGAtttgttgataataatattaatgttatgaactcATAGACTGAATTCTAGATTGGATAATTTATCGAAAAAATATTGTTGGTATTGTGATTCTTGAATATATCATGGATTCGTTGAAGTTGTACCATGTTCTTGTCATATGTTTTCCTTGATAAAAATGATTATGTTTGCGCATCTTTAGAGAATTGGTAATCCATTCtactgagctgtcatctcaccccaattgacatcttTGCAGATTTATTAGAATCGTGCAGCAGAAGCTAGGATTGAGTAGCTTAGTGATTTGAATTTTTCCAATGTATTGACTGAAATGCAATTTGAAATAATAAGTTTGCTGGAAAAGTTGTTACAAATGATTAGCAAATTCATATGTTTAAATTCATATTAGAAAGGCTAAATTATATTTGttgtaattaaaaaaaattaactaagAGAAATACATATTCGAACCCGTAacacttcgagttcggatctccatatgggtttgaccctggtccgaaactcggggtgttacagtatctgtagaggattaatacagtgtggtgatcaatctggactaagtcccggggtttctctgcatttgcggtttcctcgttaacaaaattctggtgtttgtgttatttcttttccgcattatattttgttatataattgaaatatcacaggttgtgcgttaagatcaatcaattagaaaatccaacctttggttgttgatttacattgattgacacttgaacattggtctttggtaccgttcaattaattcctcttatattcaatcgggctcgcagatttctatttgctgattgcggattgaattaagagttagagatattaaactctatgatatactttattctagattgattctaattgtctagttgattctctagaaagtgtactggagtaagtcttctcagattatcaaacgaattattgggtgtggttgttagaccccccgcattttcacaaagAAAATATGTGAAGGTTGAATACCATTTATATTTATCATATCCTTCAAACTGCCATCTTGTATCTTCTTTGTTATGTTTCTACTTAACACATCTTCTGCTATTACAAaaaaagagaggagagagaggGTCCCCCTGTCTCAATCCCCTTCCAACTTGAAAGTAATCCTTTGGATCTCCATTTACTAATACAAATATTATTGCTGATTGTAATAGTATTTGTAGTCGGTGAATCCCTTTGTCAGAGAAACCAAATTTACTCATGACTTGAAAAAGAAATTTCTAGCTAAGAGAATCATATGCTTGagtaatatttatttttaaaccaaaattacccctttttatttttgtatcaaGCTCATTTATCATTTTTGCATCTAAGGCAATCTGTTCTTGAATTCTTCTCCCTTTTATGAATGTTCCTTGCTGAGGTGACACTATCTTCTGAATTATGCTTCCCAGTCTTGTAGCCAAAATTTTGGTGAAGATTTTAAAACTAAAGTtcattagaccaattggtctaaactgTTTTGCTTTTCTTGCATTACTAGTTTTAGGAAAGAGATTTAAGAAGTTTGCATTAAGACCTGCAGGCACAAATTCTCTCCTCCGGCAGTATTGAATTGCATTTATTAGTTCTGAACCAATTATATCTCATGCAAACCTATAAAACCATCCTGCAAATCCATCATACCCTGGTGCACTGTCTGGGTTGAGTTCAAAAAATGTTTTTTTGATCTCACAATTTGAAGGAGTGGTATCCATCATTTTATTATCCTCTTCATCCACAACTTTAGGTATGTTGTTCAAGTATTGATGAGCTATTTCCACTTCTTGAAATTTAAATTTGTCTTCAAAGTGTCTCACCAAAGTATctgcaatttctttatgattatatATAATTTTTCCTTCCTCATTTTCCAGTTCCACAATCATATTTTGTGTTTGCCTTATCTTTAGGTTAACATGGAAAAATTTAGAGTTTGATGCTCCATCTTTTAGCCACATAACTCTTGACTTATGTTGGGTGATTTCTTTTTGTTGCTGAGTTAAAACTTCAAGCTTCCCTCTGGCAGTTACaagattattcaacaacatagTATCTTCTGGATGTTGATCAGAAGCCAGTGAAGCAATTAGGACCTCTTCCTCTGCTATCTTTAATTTTTGTGTAACATTTCCAAACATAAACCAATTCCATTCTTTGATatctatttttagtattttcagcTTACTCATGAAGGTAAACATTGGATTACCTTTTAATGGATTCTTCCATGAATTCTCTATAAGCTGCAAAAAACCAGGATGATGTGTCCAAACTTTTAAATCTCTAAAAGGAGTATTTGTTGGTTTAGGAGTATCAACATTTGCTCCAATTGAAAACTATGATCTGAGATTCCTCTGGTACCAACTTTATATGACCAACTTGTATATATATCCAACCATTTATCATTATACACTGTTCTGTCCAGCTCACACACAATTCTCTTTTTTCCAGCTCTGTTATTGCTCCAAGAAAATTTTAAACCAGATTTTGGGTCTTGAAACAAACCACTACGATGCAGACAATTATTGAATTCCACCATTGAAAGTCTCAAAGGTCTTAATCCTCCCTTCTTTTCATCCTCCCTTAGGACTGCAGTAAAATCTCCAATAGTTAACCATGGTTTATTTAAAGAACTTAGGTCTTCTATCTCATTCCATAAATCTCTTGTATTTACTATTAAAGATGTTGCATGTATTATGAATAGCTTCATAATGCATACCTGTAACCTCAATTTTTTACAAAAATTTGCAGAATATTTAACTATTGGCTCAACAAGAATAACTAAAGTAGGACTAAAACTATTCACTAAACTTCTGAGTTTGTCTTTGGCCCTTAATCTCCTTAGGCCTCTGACATTCCAGAATATAATCTTCATTTGTGAAGTTTAAGTTGAGAAGAATTTCTTCCTCTCAGAGGGTCATTTGTTCCACCAATTATACCTAACACAGAAGAttgatttcttgtttttataATGCTAACATGCTTTGTTGCTTTCTGTTTAGCTTTAGGTAATTCTTCAAGTACAACCTCCTTTTCTACATGAGGGATAACATGTATAACTTCATTAATTGAGGGAGCACTAGAAGCTGAACTAAGAATTTGTTTCACACTTAAGATTGGGAATTCCAGATGAGAACTAAACATCTCTTCATTCATATTCTGAAGTACTTGGAACTTACATGAATTTATCAAATGAGAAGTATCTTCAACTGGTTGAATAAGAGGAATAACTGCATCCACTTCTTCATTCATATTCTCCATCAACTTTTCCTTACCAGAAGGGCTATTGCTAATATCAAAACCTACTTGaactgtgaaaaagcgggggtctaacaacaccacccaatatttcgcttagcaatctgtatgtactaactccgaaacactttttagagaatcaactagacagtcagactcaatctaggtaaaagtatctcaaggagttaatatctctttcttgttttgattcactcaagctaatagaaatcaacgagtctataatcaaacacaaggaataacttggaaggtaccaaaaaccaatatccaaggatcaatcaatatcaatcaacaaccaaaggtcggatttccaattgattgattcgaacacacaacctgtattatttcaattatataaacaaatataatgcggaaatagaaataacacagacactagaattttgttaacgaggaagccgcaaatgcagaaaaaccccgggacctagtccagattgaacacacactatattaagccgctacagacactagcctactccaagctaacttcggactggactatagttgaacccaatcagtctcccactgatccaaggtacagttgtactccatacgcctctgatcccagcaggatactgcgcacttgatttccttagctgatctcacccacaactaagagttgctacgacccaaaatcgcaggctttaataaacaaatctgtctcacacagacaagtctatcaaaggatcaatttgtctcccacagaaaaaccctaaaagtttttattccgtcttttgataataatcaaggtgaacatgaaccacttgataatccggtcttatattcccgaagaacatcctagattaatcaattacctcacaacaatcttaatcgtatggtagcgaaacaagatatcgtggaatcacaaacgatgagaagaaggtgtttgtgattactttttatatcttgcctatcggagaactctcacgatatcaatccaatcaatataatTGTACTGTTActatagaatatgcaagatcagatcacacaactacgataaaagtagtatcggtctggcttcacaatcccaatgaagtatttaagtcgttaacctagttttagaagaagaaaaccagaggttaaaggagaatcgactctagcacgcaaattagtatcacagtaaggtgtggggattagttttgcacaatactagatgtttcctttatatagcctttcaaatcagggttttgccttagttacaaagaaatcaatattcaccgttagatgaaaacctgatatagattcaagctaatatttctcaaccgttagatcgaaacttagcttgtcatacacaaatgactgtactcttctaggtttgttaaccgcacccaaacgtgtacattgttggttcaacaatagtctacccaaataggttaaccatatgagcgtttcataccagccatgttcttcttcaacataactagttcaattgactcaaatgaactagttaagagagttgttcaattgcaaggaaatcttatgtaactacacaagacacaattgaatcaaagatgatttgattcactcgaatcagttcatgaactttaatagccacggtttgcaaatgcattccttagtcttttaagattaagttcagaaatcatctttagatatataaccttctcaagttcgccgactaggttcgcggacttaagacaccggttagagtttacaaactccagcagaaattctcgggttcgagaactacaccggttcgcgaactgggttcgcggactaggatcacgcaagtagtttgtcaactccagcagaaattctcgggtttgagaacttcggcagttcgcggacttggcacttgtcatacttctggttctcttgatcaacaaagttcgaaaacttcggttcaaggaatccattggttatgtaatctaaactatcattcaaatcattgaaacattcttataggacgttataaagttgttacactatttctcgtcaaagtaattttcaaagtgattgaaacattcatgactttcgtcactaggtaaagataaacttggtcgaagggaaaagcttaccaacacatatttcgagatatagatagaataggtatactcggctcgaaataccaaatgtgtatgatctagtctatatatatagcatacgacttttgtctcaaagagtaggagatagaatagatagacttttgagtgacagataagttcaagtctccacatacctttttgtcgagaagttccaccggttccttgagtagatcttttacttgcatgatgaatcgccatgaagtccttgatctcaactacacttactatcctagtccgagacttagctataagagactagaaatcaagacttatagttttgatcactaacattgacaaacatgattgagatagcaacgcatgcgagtttgaccgagcagtgctctaacaaactgGAGTTTGTACTATTTTCTGTGTAACTTTTCTCCAAACTTTTTTGACTTCAATAACACTTGGTGCTACTTCCTGTGGAACCGAATCTTTTCTTTTTGTCCTGCACACTGCAACATAATGACCAACAACATGACAATGATTACAAAACTTAGGCAGTTTAGGTATCTGTACTGTCTGCTCAAAACCACCATATTTTGATTCAACCCAAATTTTACTTGGGATTAATTTTGCTAAATCGATCTCCACAAAAACACTTGCATAAAATCCTACTTCTCTTTTCAAACTTGTGTCATCAACTTTAATAGGTTTCCCTAGAGCTTTACCCATATGCAGAATTATCTTCTCCTTCCAGTATTCAATACCCAGACCAGGAAAATTGACCCAAACATATGTTGTAGTTGATTTCTGTGCTGGTGTATTAAAATTTGGTTCCCATGGCTTTAGTTTGAGATTTTATTCTTCCACCATCCAATTTCCAGACCAAATATAATTCTTATCTTCATTATTTTCcaatttgataataaaaaaacctTTGCCAAATGGAATTAGCTGAACAGAACCTTTCAAGCTCCATTGTCTCCTCAATGCTGTTTCTGCAACCTTAAATTTCAGTTTAACAAAATCCAATTAAACAAAATTTCCATTCATCTAAACTATCATCAATAATATCATCAGGAATAAATAAAGATAGTGAATCACCATGTTTACCATATTCACGGAGATCAGAAATAACTTTTGCAGAAGTTCTAAAATGCGATTCACAATTTTGTGATTTGGAACCAGACACAAATCCAGTTTCATGTTGAATCTGAGTATCCTCCATCTTAGTTAACAATTAATGAACTAATATATGATTTTATTACCACATATCATTGAATCGATCGAAAATAAACCTGAAATTAATGAAAATTTGTATCGAGAACGAAAAATATCTGAGAATTTAATGACCGATTTACACCGAGATGATCGTCGTTTCCGTCACCGTTACGGAGAAGAACTGTATTACCAATTACCCTCTGACCAAACCCATATCCAACTGACCATGAGCTTCACTATAACATAATGAATCGTTGTTTTGTTTTGGGAGGACATATCATAATTCTGCGATCCATAAATAATGATGATGATTGTGGTTCCATAACTCCGCCAGATTAAGAGGCTAATGCTTGATCTTGACATGGAATCTACAAATATGGATCGTCCAAATTTACATACAAATCCATTACTAGTCTAAACTGTTAGAGcacgctcggtcgaactcgcatgcgttgttatatcaagcatgtttgtcaatattagtgatcaaaactatatgtctcgATTTCTAGTTtaattatgactaagtctcggtctaggatagttaagtgcagttgagctccagactccatggcgatcatcttacgaagacaaagaactactcgaggaataagtggaccttcatccgacaaaaaattatgtggagacttgaacttatctgtcagtcaaatgtctattctatctcatactcttgagacaaagtcgtataagtatgatagtttgcatacatacacatttgatatttcgagccgagtttactcgcacatctttttctcgaaatatgtgttggtgagattgtgctttaaccattttcatctttacccgtgacgcaagtcatgaagacgtttcaatcttgaaaatagctttgatgacgacaatcatgaataatgattgttataacattatagaagaatgtttcaatgattgaaatgtagagttgagattaccaactatgaatataagcatatatagtgtgttcacacattagtgtataaatccatgtgccggaaaccaagtgcgtgcatatgtgtgcatgcggtattggtgaaggagacaggttgagtacgcgtacccgtacgcgtacctgctgaagttttcataccgaaatttctgttgagtttgtaagtttgcaaactagtaaaccagtcaccttaggtacgcatacccgtacgcgtaccccaGAAGTTTTTgaaatcgaaaatttctgctgagtttgtaaactcaaatccggtagctaaggtacgcatacccgtacgcgtacccaagctggttatttctcaaatcggttgttcatcaacttaaaataataaattataaggaatgtaatctttgcaaactgtggctatattgttcatgaattagttcaagtgaatcaaaccgattttgtttcaattgtgtctatgaataaagacctaagcaattgaacaactcttgaactagttcttatgagtcatttgaactagttatgagaaagatgaatacggttaatatgaaagtgctcatatggataaccattggttaaatatttgtgaaccaactaagtgttcatgtttaggtacggttactcaaacctaaatgaatacatttcatttttgtgtgacaagctaagtttcgatctaacggttgaaagatattagcttggagaaatcaggtttttcatataacggtgattattgaatcctttgttaccaaggtaacttggattacaaaccctgatttgaaaactatataaagaagacatctagcaattggaaaaactaatccccacacctcctgtgtgatactaattggttttgctagagtcgattctcctttaactttaggtttatTCTCGGGACCCTGTAGATTAacaactgaaagacttcattgggattgtgaagccagacgaaactatttTCTTGTAGGTGAGCGatttgatcttgccattttctatcgtagtagttcaattgaataattgacttgagattatatctccgatagggaaagataaaaagaaatcacaaacatattcgtctcatcgtttgtgattccacaacatctagtttcgctaccatacaatttagattattatgagttgattgataatactaggatgttcttcgggaatataagtccgggtaatcaattagttcctgttcaccttgatttatcaaaagacggaacaaaaactcataggtttatctgtgggagacagatttatctattatcatagacttttctgtgtgatacagatttttgtattgaagtcttcgactttgggtcgtagcaactgttagttgtgggtgagatcagctaaaggaatcaagtgcatagtatcctgctgggatcagagacgtaaggagcgcaactgtaccttgaatcagtgtgagatttattagggttcaactacagacataagacgattgagttaatcattcttttatggtgaacttagtcgtagctccgtaagctcttttatgtcgagcatattcaactaaattaatcatcttgtttggttatttagttgttgctccgtaagttttcttatgttgagcatgaccaattaaattgattactttcgtgattagtttggttgtctatttcgattagattaattatgggttctcttgtgattaatctaattatatGTTTTTAAGTATCCATaaattcacttatgttgagcatttgtcgattaaattaatcatgggttctcttgtggttagtttaattgatatt
This is a stretch of genomic DNA from Papaver somniferum cultivar HN1 chromosome 1, ASM357369v1, whole genome shotgun sequence. It encodes these proteins:
- the LOC113347618 gene encoding uncharacterized protein LOC113347618; the encoded protein is MENMNEEVDAVIPLIQPVEDTSHLINSCKFQVLQNMNEEMFSSHLEFPILSVKQILSSASSAPSINEVIHVIPHVEKEVVLEELPKAKQKATKHVCIMKLFIIHATSLIVNTRDLWNEIEDLSSLNKPWLTIGDFTAVLREDEKKGGLRPLRLSMVEFNNCLHRSGLFQDPKSGLKFSWSNNRAGKKRILIENSWKNPLKGNPMFTFMSKLKILKIDIKEWNWFMFGNVTQKLKIAEEEVLIASLASDQHPEDTMLLNNLVTARGKLEVLTQQQKEITQHKSRVMWLKDGASNSKFFHVNLKIRQTQNMIVELENEEGKIIYNHKEIADTLVRHFEDKFKFQEVEIAHQYLNNIPKVVDEEDNKMMDTTPSNCEIKKTFFELNPDSAPGYDGFAGWFYRFA